Below is a window of Fimbriimonadaceae bacterium DNA.
AAAAGTGAAAGCCGTAACTGTCAACGGCCTAAAAGTCGGCGCGCTATTGTGCTTCGAAGGGCAGTTCCACGACGTTGCCCAAGCTCAGGCCGATGACGGCGCCCAGGTCCTCGCGGTGATGTGCATTGACGATTGGTACTTCGGAACGTCCGCCCCCGAACAGCTAATGAGCGCGTCCATCTTCCGCGCCATCGAAACCGGCCTGCCCGTCGTTCGTGCCTGTGGCCTCGGTTATTCGATAGGGGTGGATCAACGCGGGGAGATCATAGCCGACGCGCCTCTTGGCAAACTCGCAGCCCTCAAAATCGACGTGAAAGTCCCCGAAAAGACAACGCGCTTCCCCCTCGTGCGCCTCTTCCCTTGGCTCGCATTCATCTGCTTCGCCGGGTGGCTTCTCGGCGGTAGATGGCTCAGCAGAATGCTGCTTGGAAAATCAGTATCTGAATCTGAACCTAAGTCTGATTTCTGATAGCCGATTGCCGATTGCTGATCGCTGATAGCTGATAGCCGATAGCCGATAGCCGATAGCCGATAGCTGACCCTTTACGATCTTTACAACCCTTACAATCCTTACAACCCTGACAATCCTTCTGGCGGAGAGAGAGGGATTCGAACCCCCGGGGCTATTCACCCAACGGTTTTCAAGACCGCCGCATTAAACCGCTCTGCCATCTCTCCGGCGGCGATTGTACCGTAAGCAGTCCCTCCGCAGTAGACCCTCCGACTCCCTTCAAGACCACAAAAAGAAGCGCGGCGGAAGAAGCATCTGGGCATCAACCCAAGCTCTATCCACCGCGCCTTTTCATCAAGTGCTCAAAGACTCGCTAAGCTTTCTCTTTGAGGAGCAGTTCGATCGCTCGGTCAACCTCGGCATTGGCCAAGTCGACAACGCGAACGATTCCCTTGCGGTCGATCACCACGTAATCAGGGTAAGAGTCGCACCCGAAGGCTTTCATAAGCTCGCCGGGCTCGTCAAAGGCGATCAAGAAAGGAAGTTTATTCTCCTCAGCAACGACTCTGCCCTTGGCGGTGTCTTTGTCGGAGTGGACTCCAATAAGGACCAAACCTTGGTCCTTGTAACGTGCATGCAGCTCCTTCAGGTGCGGCATGGACGCCTTGCATGGGCCTCACCAATGAGCCCAGAAGTCCAGAACGATGACCTTGCCCTTAAGGCTCTCCCATGTGGGAGCTTTCTCGGTCGCGTTCATCCATTCCTTGATGTTGAGTTTTGGTGGCGCTTTGCCTTCCCATCCATTCTTAACCTCGTCCGTCTTTCCGCCTCGTTCACGTTTGAAGTCGTCAGAAGATTGAGCGATCAAGACCGATGCGAACGCGAATACACCACAAATCAGGATTGCGATTTTGCGTCCCATAACAGATTCATTATAGGGCAATCGGAGAAATGGCGAACTGCAATCGGCGATCAGCAATCAGCAATCAGCAATCGGCAATCAGCGATCGGCAATCGGCGATCAGCGATCAGCGATCAGCGATCAGCGATCTACAATCTACAATCTCCAATCCACAATCTACAATCTACAATCCAAGGTTGCCTCTCCTCATGTACTCATCACTTATCTTCGTCACTCATCGTCTCCCCAGCAATCGGCAATCCAAATTCCAAAATCCAAAATCTTAGACCCTCCCCCTTGATGGGGGAGGCCGTGAGCGCAGCGAACGGGGAGAGGGTGACGAGTACCGGCAAGCCATGGGAAATACAATCAGCTACTAATTCAGGTCCAATCCCCATTACGCAAAACTAAGCCCACCCCCACCATGCAAGGGCACAAGCCGAAGGATCAGCCTCCCAACTTATCGTAAACTAACCCCATGCTTGCCCTCCTCCTCGCCGCCACCATCATCAGCCCACAAAACCCCGAATTCATCGTCCAGCCCTACTACATCTATCCCGCCGACCAGCCAAGGCACGAGGAGTACGTCAAGGCCATTGACAAATGCACGAAAGAGGTTCAGGCTTGGTACAAGAAGCAAGCTGGCGTTACCTTCAAAATGGCCCCCCTCAAGATCATTCAATCAAAGCAGACATACGCCCAAATGCGCGGCAATCCACGCCCCGACACCAACGACAAAAAGCTTCTCAACGAGATGCCCAATTGGTGGCCCGCACTGGAGCAAACTCTTGGAGGCTGGCCACAAAAGCAGGTCTCTTGGGTCTTCGCCCAAGGCGGCGGCGGGATCGCCCAAGCAAATTTGGTGAAGGACTGGCAGGGCATGGGCATCTTCGGCGACTGGGTGCTCGAACCCATCTCAGGCGTGCGTGAAGAAGCCGCCGTCCACTCAGGATTTGCAACCTGGGAGGTCGAAGGCGGCACTCCTATCGGCACCACCGCTCACGAACTCGGCCACGCCTTTGGCTTGCACCACCCCGACAATTACGAAGGCAAATCCGTGATGCGCGCTCACTGGGACTACCCAAGCACCGGACTCCTCCCCCACGAAATCCTCATCCTCAAGAACTCGCCATTCTTCGTCGCCGACGCTTATGACAAGGAAGCGCCTCACCTTGACTTCGAAAACGCAGACGTGATGAAATGGGGAGAGACGGTTCAACTCACCGGCAAAGGATTCGACTGGCGTGACATCGTCGAGTTCGTCGCCGTCGATAGAACCGTAAGAATGCCCGCGACCTTGGTAGACGGCAAACTCGAAGTGATCGTGCCGGACAAGCAAGGGCCGGGGTTTATCCGCATCAAACAGGGTAATTTACGATCAAATATCGTACCGGTGAACTTCTATGAAAAATAAGCCCATTATTCCGCTGGCCATCCTCGCCGCCGTTGTGGCAATCGGCGCCTATGTGACCTTCTTGTCGCCCGCTGCCAAAGACAAGGTTCTGCAAGCCGAACTCGAAAAGGCTGAGATTAACCTTGGGACCTACCAAGAGGTCGATCAATATCCGCCCGCGTATCTCGCTCGTCTGGACGAGGTCTACACCAAGCTCGCGGACTTGCATTCCGACAAGCCGGAATACATGCTCGAACTCGTAAAAACAGCTTGCTATAAACAAGACTTCAACCTTGCCGAGGACCGCATCGAGACCATGCGCCGAAACTGGCCCGAAGCCCCCGAGACCGCCGAGGCCCCAAGGTATGTCCTGCAATACAAAGACTACTGGGCTGGAGCCGAAGAGCGTAAAACTCAGCGCGAAGAACGACAAAAGCGCGCCGAAGAGCGTCGAAGACAGCGCGAACAGCAACAGCAAGACGGTGGCGCGGGCAATGCTGACGGTGGCGCCCCCGGCGCAGGTGGCGGACGGCCTGGAGGCGATGACCAAACCGGAGCCGCTGCTGGTGGTCCAGCCCCCGATGGTGCCACGGGCAGAAGTCGCCCCGGTGGTGGAACACCCGAGAGCACAACAGGATCGACGGCCCCCAGCGGCGGCGCAACCGGCTCTCCCGATGGATCTATGGGCCGAAGACGTCCTGGTAGCGGTGGTGGAGCGGCCCCGTCAGGTGGCGCAGCGCCCTCTACTGGCACCGACACCAAGCCCCCTGCCAACGGCGAGAAGACTGCCCCCGCATCCAAATCCGGCGGCGCATAATCCTTCGATAGCCTCCAACACCCCCTCGCCCTGCGACGAAGGAGCGAGGGAGAGGGGGCAGGGGGTGAGGGTCACCCCCGACGCAGTCGGGGAAAAGCATGCTGGTTCAGTTCAAGAAACTCCCCATCCAACCACCAATCCAAAATCCAAAATTCGGACATTCAATCGGCGCAAGCCCTACTCTTCGTCCTCATCCTCATCATCCGATATCTGCCGCACCTTAAACTCAAACCTTCGCTTGCGAATAAATTCATCCAGAGCGAATTCAATCTCCCCGTTGACACTGCGAAAGTCCGCTTCAGCGAGACGCTGAAGCTCATCGAAGAGCTTTTTATCGAGCCTGAGCTGGAGGATTTTCTTTTCGGACATGGTTTTTAGAGATCAGAGATCGGAGGCCGGAGCTAAGAAGGGAGAAACCGGAGACGAGAAAGATACTGATCTCCGATTTCAGATTTCCGATCTCTCACTACGTATACAGCGACCCCGTATTCAGAACCGGCTGCGCTGCCGACTCGCTGCACAAAACGACCATCAGGTTGCTCACCATCGCCGCTTTGCGCTCGTTGTCGAGATCGATAACGTTGCGCTCGGCAAGATGAGCAAGCGCCATCTCGACCATGCCCACCGCGCCATCGACAATCCGCTGGCGAGCCGCAATGATCGCCGCTGCCTGCTGCTTGCGCAGCATCACGCCCGCAATCTCCGGAGCATAAGCCAGGTGCGACAGCCGTGCTTCAAGCACCTTCACACCAGCTCGGTTGAGCTTGTCCTGAACCTCGTCTTTGAGGTGGGCAGAGACCTCCTCTCCGTTTCGCATAAGCGAAATCTGATCGTCCTCGGAATCGTATGGGTAGCTCGACGCCGAATGCCGCAAAGCGGTCTCAGTCTGCAGCGCCACATATTGCGCATAGTTCTCCACCTCAAAGCACGCCTTAAACGTGTCTTCCACTTGCCAGACCACGATCGTCGCAATCTCGACCGGGTTGCCCACCAGGTCGTTGACTTTTAAGCGATCTCCATTAAGCGTTTGCGCCCTCAGCGAAAGCGTGATCTTGCTGTAAAACGGGTTCGCCCAGTGGAATCCATCGTCGCGTACGGTGCCGACGTACTTTCCAAAAAGCGTCAAGACCTTGCTCGTGTTTGGCTGAATCACGAAGAAGCCTGGCATCAGGAAGATGCCCACTAATATGGTCCCAAACATCATGATGTATTGGCCCGTTGTGTTCCCCGGCCCGCCTTGTTCAGTCGATGACGAGATCAATGCGTACATCGAATATCCGAACCCTGCCCATACCGCCAAGGTGACAATTAGCATAAGCCAGCCCGATAGGGCACGAATGTTTTTTTCTCTAGTCATGGATTTGTCTCCCGACATCATAATGATAGCATAATGATATGATTTTCATATCAAAATGATATGATAGTCCTATACAGGGAAAGAGGTACGAATTTTGGATTTTGGATTGCCGATGCCGATCGCTGATTTCGGATTTTGGATTTTGGATTTTGGATTGCCGATGCCGATTGCCAATTGCTGATTTCTGATCGCTGATAGCCGATAGCCGATAGCTAATGCCCCTTACAACCCTTACTCCTTACAATCCTTACGGCCCCTGCAAACACCTATACATTTCTCTACCGTCTTGGCTATAATTGCTCCCATGGCTGACCTCCTTCAGGACCGCCAAAGGAAGCTCAATACCGCCGTTGCTCTGACCCAAATGACGGTCGCACGGGGCTGCACTCCCAACGAAGCCGCGAGTGCGCAAGAGAGGTTGAATGCGCTTTCTGAGAAGTACCGCTTCACTGCGGTTGAACTTGCCACGGGCTACCTTGAGCACAGACCAAGCTCAAAACAAAAGCCCGTTGAAGAGAAGCCTTGGCGCGCAAGTCGAACGAAGTGCGATCCCAAATACCGATCGGGCAGGATGTGGCGACCTCAGGGAGGCACCGAGATTCCGATTGAGGAGATGGACGACAACCATCTGATGAACGCTTTCATCCTGCTTTCGGAGCGGTTGTACGACCCTGCATTCACGAAAAAGTGGCCGATCTATAAGCTGCGGCTCAGTTGGTTGGCTGACGAAGCTCAACGAAGAGGAATGGACTTGTCGGATTTCTAGCAGGCGGCGATCAGCTATCAGAAATCAGAAATCAGCATCGGCAATCCAAAATCCAAAATCCAAAATCCAAAATCGAAAAATCTGATCCAACTGCCCGATGCCGTCTCAATTTGTTGTGTGTCATCTGGCGAATGTGTGTCCTTCAGCATTTGAGATAGCGCTGAAATGCCAAAACTGCGGAATAGCGAGGGCCGCTACCGGGTATCTTTCTCAACTGTGATGAGGGCATGGGCAATCGCCATTTTGGCGTGCATAACGACAGTCGCCCACGCTCAGAGAATCCTCCTTGTTCCGCTTGATAGCCGTCCGGCGGCAGGCCAATTCTCTCAGATGATCGGGAGGATGGCGAGCGTGGAGGTTCAGCTGCCGCCCTACAATCTTCTTGGCCGCTATACCGAGCCGGGGAAGCCCGATCTCATCTTGGACTGGCTAGAACAGCAAGACTTTAAGACCGTCGACGCGATTGTGATCAGCGTTGACATGATGGCCTATGGCGGACTGATTCAAAGCCGTGTTGACGACACCTCACTTGATGTGGCGCAAGGGCGGTTGAAGCGGCTTGTTGACCTCAAAAGAAAGCATCCCGAACTCCGGCTTTACGCTTTCGCGGCGATCATGCGGCTCTTTCCGACCTCTACCCGAGCCAACGCGAGTTGGCGCCTCAACCTCGGGCGCTATGCCGAGTTGAAGGAGCGCTGGGTTCGGACGAAGGACAAGGCGATCAAGCAGCGGCTTGATGCTCTCTCGACCAAGATTCCTCCCCTTGAGATCGACCGATATGAGCGCACACGCGCGCGAAACATGACGATCTCGAAGCTTCTGCTTCAGCATTCGAAGGCGGGGATTTACGACTATCTCATCTTTGGGCAGGACGATGCCCAACCGTTTGGCCCGCACATCCCCGAGCAGCAAACCTTGAAAGCAGAAGTCAACCGCTTGCAGATCGGAGGGCTCGTGTATCAGTGCGAGGGTATTGACCAGCACTCCAATATCCTTCTTAGCCGTGCCCTTCTCAAAATCGAGGGGTGGGTGCCCCGAGTGCGCATCGTCTACAGCGATGAAGCAGGAAAGAAAAAGGTCGCCAACTACGAATCCAAAAACGTTGAGACCTCTCTGCGCGACCAGCTTTTTGCGAGCGGAGCACGTCCGATGCTCACGAACGGCTCATACGATTACACGCTTTATGTGAACACCCCCGATCCTCGGCCTGACCGCTTCCAGGCGTTCTTGAAAGCTCTCGATGAGGAGATCGACCAAAGCTTCCCGGTTGCGGTCGCCGACATCAACCTTGGGCACGACGGCACCGCCGACATGCGGCTGTTTGACACGATCTGGAAGAACGGGCGAATGGTCAAACTGTTGAGCTATGCCGGTTGGAACACGGCGGGCAACACGATGGGAACCTCCATCCCGGCGGCGAACATCTATTTGCTGGCTCGGCGACTCCAGGTAGATCCTCTTCAGCGCGAAGTTGCGCAGAGGGAGTTCTTGCTTCATCGTTATGTGAACGACTTCATCTATCACAAGTACATCCGACCTAACGCCTATTCGCTGATCGACAGTTTGCCGAAGGCCAGTCGAGAAGAGACTTTTGGAGAGGAGTTTGAGCAGGTGGATGCGCTGGTGCGAGTGAGCATGGCGAAGGAGTTGCAGCGCGTCTATACCGAGCAGTTTGCGGGCAAAACTTTCTTTGCGGGGGACAGTCAGTACGTGTTCAAGGGCCTGAGCGATATGAAGATTTTTCTGCCGTGGCCCAGGGCGTACGAGGTGCGGCTGGAGTTTCGGATGGAGACGGAGAAGCTTGGCGGGTGAGGGGGCGGCGATCAGCGATCAGCGATCAGCTATCGGCTATCAGCTATCAGCGATCAATGCTCTTCCGGAGTTTCACGCCGAGTTCACAGAGAACACAGAGTTTTGGCAGACGTTGGGAATCTAACCTTACAACCCTTATGCCTTACAATCCTTACCTCTTACTCGCACGACGCTTCGATCACTCAATCGCAGCTTGCTGTTTGAGGTGCGTTAGCCTCTCGAATTCGTTATAGAAAATATATTCGTCTTGCGAGAGGATCTTATACGCTGCCTTGAAGTGCGGTTTGGATGCGCCGGACATGCCAAGAGCGACCATGTTTTCGCCGATCTCTTCGTGGGCGTAGCCGTCGGTTTCATCTTCCGCCGCCAAGTCGCGAGCCATTTGAAGGGCGGTCGTGTAGTCGCCAAGGAATCGCAACGTTTTTGCCACCGCATATCTGGCGTGACGAAGCTTCATGGCGTTACCCTCTTC
It encodes the following:
- a CDS encoding DUF4127 family protein encodes the protein MPKLRNSEGRYRVSFSTVMRAWAIAILACITTVAHAQRILLVPLDSRPAAGQFSQMIGRMASVEVQLPPYNLLGRYTEPGKPDLILDWLEQQDFKTVDAIVISVDMMAYGGLIQSRVDDTSLDVAQGRLKRLVDLKRKHPELRLYAFAAIMRLFPTSTRANASWRLNLGRYAELKERWVRTKDKAIKQRLDALSTKIPPLEIDRYERTRARNMTISKLLLQHSKAGIYDYLIFGQDDAQPFGPHIPEQQTLKAEVNRLQIGGLVYQCEGIDQHSNILLSRALLKIEGWVPRVRIVYSDEAGKKKVANYESKNVETSLRDQLFASGARPMLTNGSYDYTLYVNTPDPRPDRFQAFLKALDEEIDQSFPVAVADINLGHDGTADMRLFDTIWKNGRMVKLLSYAGWNTAGNTMGTSIPAANIYLLARRLQVDPLQREVAQREFLLHRYVNDFIYHKYIRPNAYSLIDSLPKASREETFGEEFEQVDALVRVSMAKELQRVYTEQFAGKTFFAGDSQYVFKGLSDMKIFLPWPRAYEVRLEFRMETEKLGG
- a CDS encoding SPFH domain-containing protein, which encodes MTREKNIRALSGWLMLIVTLAVWAGFGYSMYALISSSTEQGGPGNTTGQYIMMFGTILVGIFLMPGFFVIQPNTSKVLTLFGKYVGTVRDDGFHWANPFYSKITLSLRAQTLNGDRLKVNDLVGNPVEIATIVVWQVEDTFKACFEVENYAQYVALQTETALRHSASSYPYDSEDDQISLMRNGEEVSAHLKDEVQDKLNRAGVKVLEARLSHLAYAPEIAGVMLRKQQAAAIIAARQRIVDGAVGMVEMALAHLAERNVIDLDNERKAAMVSNLMVVLCSESAAQPVLNTGSLYT
- a CDS encoding PTS ascorbate transporter subunit IIC, whose protein sequence is MSEKKILQLRLDKKLFDELQRLAEADFRSVNGEIEFALDEFIRKRRFEFKVRQISDDEDEDEE
- a CDS encoding TlpA family protein disulfide reductase gives rise to the protein MPHLKELHARYKDQGLVLIGVHSDKDTAKGRVVAEENKLPFLIAFDEPGELMKAFGCDSYPDYVVIDRKGIVRVVDLANAEVDRAIELLLKEKA